A genomic window from Diceros bicornis minor isolate mBicDic1 chromosome 35, mDicBic1.mat.cur, whole genome shotgun sequence includes:
- the LOC131398457 gene encoding cationic amino acid transporter 4-like yields MARGLPSTAGLVRFCQKLNRLKTLKEPTRGTSLQRHLTTLDLTLLGVGGTVGVALFVFTGTVAKEMAGPAVLVSFIVAAVASLLAALCYAEFGAHVPYMGSAYLFTYLSVGELWAFLIGWNVLLQCLFVGAAMASACSSYLDVIFGHSIRSFTEAHVGIWRVPFLAQYPDFLAAGIILLVSAFIFCGARVTSWLNRAFSAITLVVILFIIILGCVLARPHNWSTEEGGFAPFGFSGIMAGAATCFYTFVGFDVIVASSAEAQNPKRAVPMAITISLGLVAGAYILVSTALTLMVPWHSLDPDLGLADAFYQRGYSWAGFIVVAGSICAMNGILLSYVFYLPRMVCAMATDGLFFQVFAYVHPWTQVPVVGILVFGVLMAFLALLLDVEALVQFLSIGTLLPYTCLGISIIGLRFQKVPPSSSLDPASPVCPEPGQLRPALRPYLGFLGGCRPGAAVAWALGVLVASAITLDCVLVFGDSALHLPLWGYTLLLLLSSVMFLLSLLVLGAHQQQRQQDTFQVPLVPLTPALSILLNIFLMLHLSSLAWLCFSIWMLIGLAVYFGYGIRHSKENQRQRPGLTATRSSLEETVQAWQPPSQAPAQEPDRTDQPTSP; encoded by the exons ATGGCCCGGGGGCTGCCCAGCACCGCCGGCCTGGTGCGCTTCTGCCAGAAGCTGAACCGGCTGAAGACACTGAAGGAACCCACCAGAGGGACATCACTGCAGCGTCACCTGACCACGCTGGACCTGACCCTGCTGGGTGTGGGTGGCACGGTAGGCGTGGCCCTCTTCGTATTCACAGGTACTGTAGCCAAGGAGATGGCCGGCCCTGCGGTGCTCGTGTCCTTCATTGTGGCTGCTGTGGCCTCCCTGCTGGCAGCCCTATGCTATGCGGAATTTGGGGCGCATGTGCCCTACATGGGCTCTGCCTACCTGTTCACTTACTTGTCCGTGGGTGAGCTGTGGGCCTTCCTCATCGGCTGGAATGTGCTCCTCCAGTGCCTCTTTGTTGGCGCTGCTATGGCCAGTGCCTGCAGTAGCTACCTGGACGTCATCTTCGGCCACAGCATCCGCAGCTTCACTGAGGCCCATGTGGGCATCTGGCGGGTGCCCTTCCTGGCCCAGTACCCAGACTTCTTGGCTGCTGGCATCATACTTTTGGTCTCCGCATTTATCTTCTGTGGAGCCCGCGTCACTTCCTGGCTCAATCGCGCCTTCTCTGCCATCACCCTGGTCGTCATCCTCTTCATCATCATCCTGGGGTGTGTCCTGGCCCGCCCGCACAACTGGAGCACTGAGGAGGGTGGCTTTGCGCCCTTCGGCTTCTCTGGCATCATGGCCGGTGCTGCCACCTGCTTCTACACCTTTGTGGGCTTTGATGTCATTGTTGCATCCAGTGCAGAGGCCCAGAACCCAAAGCGAGCTGTGCCTATGGCCATCACCATCTCACTTGGCCTGGTAGCTGGTGCCTACATCCTCGTCTCCACTGCGCTCACCCTCATGGTGCCCTGGCACAGCCTGGACCCTGACTTGGGGCTTGCTGACGCCTTCTACCAGCGGGGCTATAGCTGGGCGGGCTTCATCGTGGTGGCTGGCTCCATCTGCG CCATGAACGGTATCCTGCTCAGTTACGTGTTTTACCTGCCACGTATGGTCTGTGCCATGGCCACCGATGGGCTCTTCTTCCAGGTGTTTGCCTATGTGCACCCCTGGACACAGGTGCCCGTGGTGGGCATCCTGGTGTTTGGGGTCCTCATGGCTTTTCTGGCACTGCTGTTGGACGTTGAGGCACTGGTCCAGTTTCTGTCCATTGGCACACTGCTGCCCTATACATGTTTGGGTATCAGCATTATCGGGCTACGCTTCCAAAAGGTCCCTCCATCCAGTTCCCTGGACCCAGCCAGCCCTGTGTGCCCTGAGCCTGGGCAGCTGCGACCAGCCCTGAGGCCCTACCTCGGCTTCCTGGGTGGGTGCAGGCCTGGAGCTGCCGTGGCTTGGGCACTCGGTGTCCTGGTGGCCTCGGCCATCACTCTGGACTGCGTGCTGGTCTTCGGGGACTCGGCCCTGCACCTCCCGCTCTGGGGCTACACCCTGCTGCTCCTGCTCAGCTCCGTCATGTTTCTGCTCAGTCTCCTCGTCCTGGGGGCCCACCAGCAACAGCGCCAGCAGGACACCTTCCAG GTTCCCCTGGTGCCCCTGACTCCAGCCCTGAGCATCCTCCTCAACATCTTCCTCATGCTGCACCTGAGCTCCCTGGCCTGGCTGTGCTTCTCCATCTGGATGCTGATAG GACTCGCGGTGTATTTTGGCTACGGCATCCGGCACAGCAAGGAGAACCAGCGCCAGCGGCCGGGGTTGACTGCCACACGCAGCAGCCTGGAGGAGACGGTGCAGGCCTGGCAGCCCCCCAGCCAGGCACCAGCCCAGGAGCCGGACCGCACAGATCAGCCCACCAGTCCATGA